In the Alistipes provencensis genome, GAGGTCTTCCGAAGCGGAGATAATTTTTAAGGGTTAATTTTTGATGGGGAAGGGCGCCGGGAGGCGCCCTTCATGTACCTTCGTGCGTTCTCGTTTTTTGCACGACTCACGCTAAAATCAGATGATGATGAAATTCAGCAATGTAAGATTATTGGTCAAGGACTATGACAAGTGCTTCCGGTTTTATACCGAAAAACTTGGTCTGGAGCCGGTTTTTGATATCGAAGGCTGTTATGGAAGTTTCAGGGTGGCCGAAGGCATCGAAGGATTGGCCATATTCACTTCCGATTTGATGGCTCCGGTCGTGGGCAATGCGGATGAAGCCCAGCCGGTCGGCGGCCGGGAAAAGATGATGGTGTCATTCGAGGTCGGAAACGTTGATGAAGCCTTTGAAGCCCTTGCCGCAAAGGGTGTCGAGTTTGTCAATCGCCCGGTCGATATGCCCGGCTGGGGAATGCGGGTTGTCCATTTGAGAGATCCGGAAGAGAATCTGATCGAACTTTTCACCCCTTTGAAATAATCCTATGACACGAATACGGATCAAACGGGTTTACGAAACGCCGGCACCGGACGACGGCTGCCGCGTGCTGGTCGACAGACTTTGGCCGCGGGGCGTCCGCAAGGGGGACCTGCCATACGATATCTGGGCCAAGGACATTACGCCCTCGGCCGGACTGCGCGCGTGGTATCACGCCGACCCTGCCGGGCGGTGGCAGGAGTTCCGCCGCCGTTATACGGAGGAGTTGCGCGGCTCGCAGGCCGTGCGGGATTTTATCCGTGAGATTGCGGACACGGAAACCGTGACGCTGCTCTATGCCTCGAAGAATGCCGCCGAGAACCATGCGCTCATCCTGCAGGAGTACCTGCAGCATGCCGCGGAGGGTGTCAAAGCCGTTTGATGGAGGTGATCCGGGCCTCGCCCTGTCCCGGGAGCGGCTGGTAGACGGTCACCTCGGCCTGATAGGTTTCGGGGTCGAGCGTCACGGTGCGCGCCTTGCAGACAAAGCGGTAGTTGATGCCCGCTACGACCTGCGTGGCGACGCTTTCGGGGGTGTATGCCACGCCCGTAAGGCCCTGCGTGACCTGATGGAACAGCGCTTGTTCCTGCTCGCTGAGCGGACGCTGCTCGGTGTAACCGCCGGTCATCACTACTCTTTCTTTGCTTTCTTCGGTTTTTGCGGCTTTGCGGCCCGGGCCTCCGCAGGCGGCCAAAGCGGCGGCCGCCAGTGTCAGGATCAGAATTCGTTTCATGGATACGCTTGATTTGCAGATTCAAAGATAGGTAATTTCCGCTCCCCGTGCAACGTTGGGAAATGGGAAAGCGGGACGTTATCCGCTAACGCCCCGCTTTTCGGAGGAAACAGGTCTCAGCGGCCGCCGCCGAGGCAACGGTGGGCATTGTGGAGCTGGAGGGCCAGTGAGAAGGCCGCGACGCCTGCGAAAAGCAGCGTGATGCCGACCCAGACGACGACAGCCGTGGTGCCGAATACCAGCGGCTGGAACAGGATCCATAGTGAACACAGCAGGAGCAGGACGCCCGTGAAGACGGTCCAGCCTGCGCCGGGAATCTCCATGGCGCTCATGTCGCCGCCCAGTCCGATGGAGCTGAATCCGCGCATCATCAGCCAGAAACCCAGAAATATGGGCAGCGTGGCGGCCGACAGCGCGACGTTGAAGATCAGGATGATGCCGAGGATGATCTCGATGATGCCCCCGGCCATCATCCAGCCGCGGCCGGTGATGAAATGGCGGTTGGCCGACGAGAGCACCACTTCGAGGATGCCCGAAATCAGCATCAGCCAGCCGAAGACGAGCGACATGCCCAGATAACTCTGGGCCGGGAAAACGAAGGTCAGCACGCCGACTGCGAACAGCGCGATGCCGACGATCAGCAGCAGCCACCAGTAACGGACGGCCTGCTTCGAATTTTCGATCAGTGTGGAAAAATTCTTCATGGTATATGGATTTACCGCTTCCCGAGCAATTTGCGTACCAGAACGGCGTGTGCCGGACGGCCGAATGCGCGGATTCTCAGTGATTCGCGGCGGCGGAATGCCGGACCGAAGGATATTCTCCGGCGGGTTTTCGGGACCGTTCGGCGGTTTTTTGCCGACGGAGAGTGAGTATTTTATCGCTAAATCGTCTGTTTTGGCCGTTTTTGTGGTTTTAATATGCTATTTTCGTGTTGTATCCGACAAAGTTTTATACATTTGCGGTTGATTATTGTAATAAGTGACGCCCCTTATGCATTCTTTTTTTAAATTGCGGCCGGGACCAACTGTGGGATTGGTGTTTGTCGCACTCCTCACTGCATGGTTGTGCTTGGCTACCCAAACTACTGTTTACGCCCGGACCGGCGTTCGTAAGACGGAGGTCAAAGGCCGTGTTACCGATGAGGCGGGTACTCCGCTGGTCGGGGTCACCGTCGTGGAACGGGGTACTCCGAACGGTACGGCGACGCTCTCCGACGGACGGTTTTCGATAATGGTCACGACCGGAGGAATCCTCGATTTCTCCTACCTCGGCTATGCCTCGCAGCAGATCGAGCCGGGCACCCGTACCGCGTTGGAGGTGGTGCTGAAGGAGGATGTGAAGGCCATCGCGGAAGTGATCGTGACGGCCCTCGGCCTCGAGCGCAACTATGCCGACCTGACCTATGCCGCCGACAAGATCAAAGGTACGGAACTGTCGGCCGTCAAATCCCCCAACATGATTCTGGCGCTGGCCGGCAAGTCGGCCGGCGTGCAGGTCAACGCGAGCTCCTCGGGAGCGGGCGCTTCGGCCAAGGTGAGCATCCGCGGCGTCCGTTCGGTGGCCAGCGACAACCAGCCGCTGTATGTCGTCGACGGCATGCCGATGCTGAACTCCTCGCCCGAGCAGTCCTATTCGGCCATCGGCGGCATCGCCGACGCCGGCAACCGCGACGGCGGCGACGGCATTTCGAACCTCAATGCCGAGGATATTGAGAGCGTGTCGATCCTCAAGGGAGCCCCTGCGGCCGCGCTGTACGGCAGTCAGGCCGCCAACGGCGTCATCCTGATTACGACCAAGCGCGGCAGCGCCGAGAAGCAGCAGGTGACTTTCTCGTCGAACCTGACTTTCCAGCGTCCTTTCTGCCTGCCCGAATTCCAGAATCGCTACGGCGTGAGCGGTGGGGTCGAGAGCTGGGGCGCCCGGGGCGGCGTGACGGCATACGACAACGCCGGGGAGTTCTTCCGGACGGGCGTAACGGCGGTCAACGGCGTCTCGGTCTCCACGGGGTCGGAGTCGATCCAGAGCTATTTTTCCTACGCCAATACCGCCGAGCGGGGCATCACCGGAAAGAACCGGCTGATGCGCCACAACTTCAACCTGCGCGCCACGTCGGACATTCTCCGCAAGCGGGTGAAACTCGACGGCAACGTCAATTTCATGCGCCAGACGGTGAACGACAAACCCGTGCCGGGCGGTTTCTACATGAATCCGCTGGTGGGGCTGTACCGCTTTCCGCGCGGCGTGGACATCACCCCTTACCGCGAGGGTTTTGAGGTCTACGACCCCGACCGGAAACTCTCCGTGCAGAACTGGATCGCCCCGAGCGACGATTTCGAGCAGAATCCCTACTGGATCGTCAACCGCATCCGCAGCAAGAGCCTGCGCAACCGCGTCATGGCTTCGCTGTCGGCGGACTGGCGGGTGACCGGGTGGCTGCATATCAAGGCCCGCGCCAACGTCGACCATTTCA is a window encoding:
- a CDS encoding VOC family protein, which codes for MKFSNVRLLVKDYDKCFRFYTEKLGLEPVFDIEGCYGSFRVAEGIEGLAIFTSDLMAPVVGNADEAQPVGGREKMMVSFEVGNVDEAFEALAAKGVEFVNRPVDMPGWGMRVVHLRDPEENLIELFTPLK
- a CDS encoding HdeD family acid-resistance protein → MKNFSTLIENSKQAVRYWWLLLIVGIALFAVGVLTFVFPAQSYLGMSLVFGWLMLISGILEVVLSSANRHFITGRGWMMAGGIIEIILGIILIFNVALSAATLPIFLGFWLMMRGFSSIGLGGDMSAMEIPGAGWTVFTGVLLLLCSLWILFQPLVFGTTAVVVWVGITLLFAGVAAFSLALQLHNAHRCLGGGR
- a CDS encoding DUF488 domain-containing protein, translating into MTRIRIKRVYETPAPDDGCRVLVDRLWPRGVRKGDLPYDIWAKDITPSAGLRAWYHADPAGRWQEFRRRYTEELRGSQAVRDFIREIADTETVTLLYASKNAAENHALILQEYLQHAAEGVKAV